A DNA window from Hordeum vulgare subsp. vulgare chromosome 1H, MorexV3_pseudomolecules_assembly, whole genome shotgun sequence contains the following coding sequences:
- the LOC123404056 gene encoding beta-galactosidase 1-like has translation MERVSWQPLALLLLAAAAAVASGTEVGYDGRSMVIDGERRLLISGSIHYPRSTPEMWPDLIRKAKEGGLDAIETYVFWNGHEPRRRQYNFEGSYDIVRFFKEVQDAGMYAILRIGPYICGEWNYGGLPAWLRDISGMQFRMHNNPFEQEMETFTTLIVDKLKEAKMFAGQGGPIILSQIENEYGNVMDKLNNDESASEYIHWCAAMANKQNVGVPWIMCQQDQDVPPNVINTCNGFYCHDWFPKRTDIPKIWTENWTGWFKAWDKPDFHRSAEDIAFSVAMFFQTRGSLQNYYMYHGGTNFGRTSGGPYITTSYDYDAPLDEYGNIRQPKYGHLKDLHNVLKSMEKILLHGDYKDTTMGNTNVMVTKYTLDNSSACFISNKFDDKEVNVTLDDGATHVVPAWSVSILPDCKTVAYNSAKIKTQTSVMVKRPGVETVTDGLAWSWMPENLHPFMTDEKGNFRKNELLEQIATSGDQSDYLWYRTSLEHKGESNYKLHVNTTGHELYAFVNGKLVGRHYAPNGGFVFQMETPVKLHSGKNYISLLSATIGLKNYGALFEMMPAGIVGGPVKLVDTVTNTTAYDLSNSSWSYKAGLAGEYRETHLDKAKDRSQWRGGTIPVHRPFTWYKATFEAPTGEEPVVADLLGLGKGVVWVNGNNLGRYWPSYVAADMDGCRRCDYRGTFMADGDGQKCLTGCNEPSQRFYHVPRSFLKAGEPNTMVLFEEAGGDPTRVSFHTVAVGAACAEAAEVGDEVALACSHGRTISSVDVASLGVTRGKCGAYQGGCESKAALAAFTAACVGKESCTVRHTEDFRAGSGCDSGVLTVQATC, from the exons ATGGAGCGCGTGTCGTGGCAACCActtgcgctcctcctcctcgcggcgGCCGCGGCCGTCGCCAGCGGCACTGAGGTCGGGTACGACGGCCGGTCGATGGTCATCGATGGCGAGCGCCGCCTCCTCATCTCCGGCTCCATCCACTACCCCAGGAGCACGCCAGAG ATGTGGCCGGATCTGATCAGGAAGGCCAAGGAGGGCGGGCTGGACGCCATCGAGACGTACGTCTTCTGGAACGGCCACGAGCCTCGCCGCCGGCAGTACAACTTCGAGGGCAGCTACGACATCGTGCGCTTCTTCAAGGAGGTCCAGGACGCCGGCATGTACGCCATCCTCCGCATCGGCCCCTACATCTGCGGCGAGTGGAACTACGGCGGCCTGCCGGCATGGCTGCGCGACATCTCCGGCATGCAGTTCCGCATGCACAACAACCCCTTCGAG CAAGAGATGGAGACCTTCACGACCCTCATCGTCGACAAGCTCAAGGAGGCCAAGATGTTCGCCGGACAGGGAGGCCCCATCATCCTCTCTCAG atcgagAACGAGTACGGGAACGTCATGGACAAGCTCAACAACGACGAGTCGGCGTCTGAGTACATCCACTGGTGCGCCGCCATGGCCAACAAGCAGAACGTAGGCGTGCCGTGGATCATGTGCCAGCAGGACCAAGACGTCCCACCCAACGTG ATCAACACCTGCAACGGCTTCTACTGCCACGACTGGTTCCCCAAGAGGACCGACATCCCCAAGATCTGGACTGAGAACTGGACTGGCTG GTTCAAAGCCTGGGACAAGCCTGATTTCCACCGGTCCGCCGAAGACATCGCCTTCTCTGTTGCCATGTTCTTCCAGACGCGAGGATCGCTCCAGAACTACTACATG TACCATGGTGGCACCAACTTTGGCCGCACGTCGGGTGGCCCATACATCACAACCAGCTATGACTACGATGCCCCTCTCGATGAGTACG GTAACATCAGGCAGCCAAAATACGGGCACCTCAAGGACCTCCACAATGTCCTCAAGTCCATGGAGAAGATCCTACTCCATGGGGACTACAAGGACACCACCATGGGCAACACCAACGTCATG GTTACCAAGTACACGCTGGACAACTCCTCTGCCTGCTTCATCAGCAACAAGTTCGACGACAAGGAGGTCAATGTGACCCTCGACGACGGCGCAACCCATGTCGTGCCCGCATGGTCCGTGAGCATCCTGCCGGACTGCAAGACCGTCGCGTACAACAGCGCCAAGATCAAGACACAGACGTCGGTGATGGTGAAGAGGCCGGGGGTGGAAACCGTGACGGATGGCCTTGCTTGGTCGTGGATGCCCGAGAACCTCCATCCTTTCATGACGGACGAGAAGGGTAACTTCAGGAAGAACGAGCTGCTCGAGCAGATCGCGACGTCGGGCGACCAGAGCGACTACCTATGGTACAGGACAAG CTTGGAGCACAAGGGGGAATCGAACTACAAGTTGCACGTGAACACGACTGGCCATGAGCTCTACGCTTTCGTCAATGGCAAGCTTGTTG GGAGGCACTACGCTCCTAATGGCGGATTCGTCTTCCAAATGGAGACACCGGTGAAGCTCCACTCTGGCAAGAACTACATCTCCCTCCTCAGCGCCACCATCGGGCTCAAGAACTATGGTGCTCTGTTCGAGATGATGCCCGCCGGCATCGTGGGAGGGCCGGTGAAGCTCGTCGACACCGTCACCAACACCACCGCCTACGACCTCTCCAACAGCTCCTGGTCCTACAAGGCCGGCCTCGCCGGCGAGTACAGGGAGACCCACCTCGACAAGGCCAAGGACCGCAGCCAATGGAGAGGCGGCACCATCCCGGTGCACCGCCCCTTCACCTGGTACAAGGCGACCTTTGAGGCCCCCACCGGTGAGGAGCCCGTGGTGGCGGACCTGCTGGGGCTTGGCAAGGGCGTGGTGTGGGTCAACGGCAACAACCTGGGCCGCTACTGGCCGTCATACGTCGCCGCGGACATGGACGGCTGCCGGCGGTGCGACTACCGCGGCACATTCATGGCGGATGGCGACGGGCAGAAGTGCCTCACTGGCTGCAACGAGCCGTCCCAGAGGTTCTACCATGTGCCACGGTCGTTCCTCAAGGCCGGCGAGCCCAACACGATGGTGCTGTTCGAGGAGGCCGGCGGCGACCCGACGAGGGTGAGCTTCCACACCGTCGCTGTCGGGGCGGCGTGCGCGGAGGCCGCCGAGGTCGGCGACGAGGTGGCGCTGGCGTGCAGCCATGGCAGGACCATCTCCAGCGTGGACGTGGCCAGCCTCGGCGTCACGCGCGGCAAGTGCGGCGCGTACCAGGGCGGCTGCGAGTCCAAGGCGGCGCTGGCGGCGTTCACGGCAGCGTGCGTCGGCAAGGAGTCGTGCACGGTGCGGCACACGGAGGACTTCCGCGCCGGGTCCGGGTGTGACTCCGGCGTGCTCACCGTGCAGGCAACCTGCTGA